The Bacillus zhangzhouensis region ACAATGGTATGTTCAATCTGTGCGACTAGACTTTTATCGGGTGTTTTAAATGTCCAGCCATCATCAGCCTGATAAATCGATTCAGCATTTGTTGAAATGAAAGGTTCGAAGGCAATGACTGTGCCATTTTTAAACAAAGCATTATCGAATGGATCATAGTAGTTCAAAATATGGTTGGGTGCTTCATGCAGATTCTTCCCGATGCCGTGTCCTGTCAGGTTTTTAATGACAGTAAATCCTTGTTCTTTCGCTGTATTGTAGACTGCACGGCCAATTTGGTTTTGTCTTTTACCGGCTTTTGCATGCTTTAATCCTTCAAGGAACGCATCCTCCGCACACTTACATAATGCTTCAAGACGAGCATCACCTGTACCTAAAACGAATGAAATGCCTGTATCGGAATAATATCCGTCAAGCTCTGCTGAGATATCAATATTCACGAGGTCACCCTCTTGTAGAATTTTTTTTTCGCTAGGAATACCATGTGCAACTTCATCGTTCACACTGATACAAGTGGTACCAGGGAAGTCGTATTCCTTTTCAGGTGCAGAATTGGCCCCATGCTCTTTTAAAATTTTTTTCCCAATCAAATCTAATTCTTTTGTAGACATGCCTGGTTTTGCTTGGCTTTTCATTTCTTCTCTTGCCAAAGCGACAATTCGGCCGACTTTTTTTAAGGCTTCTAGCTCATGATCATGTTTGACAATCACTGTTCATTCCCGCTTTCTATAACTTCATTCTATTCAATAGCTTACCACATTTTACGCAAAAAGAGTAAAGAGTGGAATTCAAATGGATGTGGACAAATTGGTATAGATAACTAGACGTGCATATGATATATTTTTTATGAACATCATGAATGTTTTGGTCATGATGATGACAAAGGGGGGAAATCAGATGGTGTTTCAGTTTTTTCAAAAACTAGGAAAATCATTTATGCTTCCAATCGCTGTACTTCCAGCAGCAGGGATTATTTTGGCCATTGGGCGGGAGGATGTATTCAATATCCCGTTTATTCATGCGGCAGGGAATGCCATTTTTGCGAACTTGGCTTTAATTTTTGCAATGGGTGTAGCGATTGGTATTTCAAAGGATGGGAATGGGGCAGCGGCATTATCAGGTGCGATCTCTTATTTTATTTTGTCAGCCGGTACAACATCGATTAACTCAACCAACAATATGGGGGTATTGGGCGGTATTTTATGCGGGCTTTTGGCAGGTTATGTTTACAATAAATTTAAGGATACGAAACTGCCGGAATACTTAGGCTTCTTTAGCGGAAGGCGGCTTGTGCCTATTATGACCGCACTTTTCACCATTCTATTAGCAGCCGTTTTCGGATATGTGTGGCCGCCGATTCAAAGTGTGATCAATGATTTAGGGGAATGGATCTTAAGTCTTGGTGCAACAGGTGCAGGGCTGTTTGGTTTCTTTAACCGATTGCTCATTCCATTAGGACTTCACCATGTCTTGAATAACTTATTTTGGTTTCAATTCGGCGAATTCAGCGGGGCAACAGGGGATTTAGCACGGTTCTTTAAAGGAGATCCGAGCGCGGGTGTCTTTATGACGGGATTCTTTCCAGTGATGATGTTTGGTCTGCCAGCGGCATGTCTAGCCATGGTTGTGACTGCAAAACCTGAGAAGCGAAAAGCAACAGCTGGTCTGATGATTGGGATGGCACTTACATCATTTATAACAGGGATCACTGAACCCATTGAATTTTCTTTTATGTTTTTATCTCCACTTTTATATGGTGTCCATGCTATTTTAACAGGGCTTTCCCTTTTTATTGTGAACACCCTCGGAATTCATAGCGGCTTTGCCTTCTCAGCAGGTGCGATTGATTACGTTTTAAGCTTTGGCATCGCGCAAAAACCGATCATGCTTCTTGTAGTAGGAATTATTTATGGCGTTGTGTACTTTGTCGTTTTCTATTTCCTCATTAAATTATTAAAGCTGAAAACACCAGGCAGGGAAGATGATGACATGGAAGATATCGCAGCGGATGATACGGTGACGGCAGGAGGAGCAAGTATGCTCGTAGAGGGACTTGGCGGCAAAGACAATATCACCACCATTGATCATTGTGCCACACGTCTTCGCTTAACAGTAGAGGACACTAATTTATTAAATGAAGGTACATTGAAAAAAGCAGGTGCCAAAGGGGTGCTGACTTCTGGAAAAACATCCGTACAAATTATTATTGGAACGAATGTAGAATTTGTCGCAGATGATCTCCGCAAGGAAGTCGACCGAAATTAAAAAAAGCGTTCAGCCAGGTCAAACGGGCTGAACGCTTTTTTGTTTACGCTGTTCGATCACTAGCACAATACTGATGACAACGAGTAAGAACCATGAACTAATTTTCCCTAGATGAACAATGGACCAAGCATGCTCCTGATTTGGATATTGCCATGCTCCTAAAAAGGTGGTGACATTTTCGGCAATCCAAATGAAAAAGCCAATCAGGAGAAATGAAACAACAAGCGGCATTCGAAAGCAAGATGGACCAATCTGAAACGAAACCGACGTTTTCCGAAACACAACAACAAGCAGTAATGTCAGCCACCATCTGACATCATAGAGCCAGTGATGCGTAAAGAAATTAAGATAAATGCACACACTGATTCCAATTGAAAGAAATGGATGAGGCCAGTCGGCCACTTTTATATGAAGTCGTGAAAATGCCTGATAAATATAACTAGCCACACTCGCATACATAAAGCCGCTATAAAGTGGAACCCCAAATATTTTGGTATAAGCTTCTTCTGGGTAGGACCAAGAACCCATATGTACTTTATACACTTCTAAACAGATTCCTATGAGATGAAATAGACAAATGACCTTTAGCTCCGTCCAAGTCTCCAGCCGCAGCGTCAGCATCAAGATCTGAGCTGCGAGGCAAAGCAGCAAAATGAAATCATACCGGTGAAGAAAAGGAATAGACACCGTCTTTGATAGGGCAAGCGCCGCAAAGATCATGACGGGGAATAGACATGAGATGGCCTGTAAATAAGCAAAATGAAATAGTGTTTTCATACAAAATGAACCCCTTTTTTCACTGTCTGAAATGACTTAGACGGTTTTAGCACGGGAAAAGTTTACCTCAAATTTAGTTATTCATGAACAATTTATGAATATATATGTGAAAAAGATCACAAATAACAAATTACACAGTATAATAAGATCATAAAAATAATGTGAAACATTTCACATTATTTAAAAGGAGGCATCATCATGTTTACAAAATTCTTACAAACGAATGTATGGGCAGCCGTTATCCTTTTGGCAGCAAGACTTTATATCGGATGGACTTGGCTGACATCTGGTATTGGAAAACTAACAGGTGGATTTGATGCATCAGGCTATTTGCAATTTGCGATATCTGAACCTGTCGTCAAAGATGGTCATCTTGTGTATCCGTTCTATGTATGGTTTTTAGAAAATGTCGCTTTGCCGAATGCCGGACTATTCAGTGTCATGGTTATGTGGGGAGAAATCTTAGTAGGTCTAGGATTAATTGTTGGATTGTTTACAACAACGGCAGCCTTTTTTGGAAGCGTGATGAATGTCTCTTTCTTACTAGCTGGTACTGTCTCTGTGAACCCGCTGCTTCTGCTCATTGCCATTCTCATCATGGCAGCGAAAGGGAATGCAGGCACATTTGGACTTGATTATGTCGCAGGTCCAATCTTCAAAAGAACAATGAAAAGAAAGCCGCAGTTAGAAGTGGCATCATAATAAAGAAAAGCATCCTGAGCCCAAGCTCAGGATGCTTTTTTAAATGAGATGGTGAGCTCATGCTGACTCATATCTGGATCATAGCCGTCGATAAATTCGAGTTTATCATCACTTGTTTAATACACATATTTTTTCTCTTTTCTGCAAGATGGTGTTCAACGAATCCGCAGTTCCAAGCTGTTTCTTTAGTAATGAAGCGGTCATACTGATAATTATGCCTTTTGAATCATAGTAAAAAGCAAATCGGGATTCCCCATGAGAAAGTTATTTTGAAGAAGAGCTGGATTCATCTTTGGCGGAAGAGGAATCCTTTTCATCCTGTACTTTCTTTGTATAGTCATAATCGTTGCGGTCAATCGGCGTAAAGCCTTTAGGCTTGTAGAAACGGAGTAAATCTTCGGTGACAATCTTATCAGATGTCTCAAGCATCTTTTTCACCGTTTCATTTTCTTGTGATGCCTTGTCAGTTGGCTCGATTTTCTCGCCTGTTTTGTTGCTGTAATAGTTATTGCCTACTTTCGTGTAGTCCTTAGACACGAAGTCACCGTTTCTAAATGGCACAAGCTCTTTAAAATTCTTCGATAAGATATCAGAACCAGACATTAAATAGTTCTTTGTATCATCGCCGAGCAGGTGCAGAAGGGTTGGTGCGACATCGACTTCACCAGAGTATTTATGAATCTGTCCGCCTTTTACGCCAGGTACATGGATAAAGAGCGGCACACGCATGAGCTGTGCATTTTCATAATCTCCGATTTTGTGTCCTGTCACTTTTTCCATTGCTTCATTATGGTTTTCAGAAATACCGTAATGATCTCCGTACATAATGATGACTGTGTTGTCATAGAGACCTGATTTTTTTAAATCGTTGAAGAACTGTTCAATCGCTTCATCTAAATAATGAGCCGATTGGAAGTAGTTATCGACGACAGAGTCACCAAAATTACCAGGTTCGAAATCAGTATCACCTTCGTCCATTCCAAATGGGAAATGGTTCGATAAGGTAATGAATTTCGAATAAAACGGCTGCTTCATTTTTTTAAGAATTGGCATCGATTCTTTGAAGAACGGTTTGTCTTTCAGTCCATAGTTCTTCGTATCTTGCTCGTTCATATCGTAGTACTCAGAATCGTAAAATCTGTCATATCCAAAGGATTTAAACATTTCATTACGGTTCCAGAAAGTTTTCGTATTGCCATGGAATTCTGCTGACATATATTGATCCTTCTTCAAAATACCAGGTAGTGCTTGATATGTGTTTTGCGCTTTGTTAATAAAAACAGAGCCCTGTGATAATGGGAATAATCCAGTATCCATCATAAATTCAGCATCAGACGTTTTTCCCTGTCCTGTTTGATGGAAGAAGTTGTCAAAGTAAAACGTTTTGTTGTCGTGTGCCAATGAATTAAGGAATGGCGTTACTTCTTTTCCGTTCACCTTATAATCAATGACAAAGTTTTGCAGAGATTCAAGAGAAATTGTAATGACGTTCATGCCTTTTGCTTTCCCGTAATATGCGGGGTTAGGATCAGCGCTGTTCGCTTTTAAATAGTTTTCTACATCTGTCACATCATTTGAATTTGCCAGAGCACGCTGGCTGTTTGATTTCAGATTTTGAATGGCATCAAACACAGTAAAGTTATAAGCACCTAAATATTTAACTAAATAATTGCGGTCGAACGATCTTGATAAAAGCTCAGGACGATCAATCTCTGCAGCAACTAAGTTTAAAACAAAGATCACAACAGAGGACACAAGGACGAGTCTAAACGATTTTGACTTTTGAACAGGTACAGTGGCTGTACTTGTTTGCTGCTGCCTTTTCATGCCGACTGCAAGTACGATCAAAATGATTGTATCAATAAAGTAAAACACATCAGTCCAACGCATGAGTGAAAATGCACTATCACCTAATTGTCCGCCATTCGTTCCTGCCTGCATGATTGTAGGCAGCGTGATAAAGTCATTGAAGAATCGATAGTATACGATGTTTGCGTATAGTAAAAAAGACATGAAAAAGTGAATCACAATGATAGCGGCAGGCTGCCATTTTTTCTTGAACAATAAAGCGAAGCCAAGAAAGAACAAGCTGGAGCTAATAGGATTCACGAAAAGCAAAATGTGCTGAAGCACATTTGATATACCAAGTTTAAATTCGATTAAATACGCTGAATACGTTTTGAGCCATAGTAAGGTGGCTGCAATCAGAAAGAAGCCGAGACCTCTTTTTTGAATAAATGTTTTCATAATAAGCACTCCTTTTCTCCGATACACGGAAGAGGCGGAACGAAAGAAAACGAACCATTAGAATATACCACGAAATGCACAAATAGAAAAGTGATAACCGGTGGAAAGCCTTACAAGCCTGTCCAAGCAAAAAAATTAAGGAAAATGAAAATAGTGGGCATCGAAAAAATTTTTATGAAAACAGCCTATTATTTACAGAAAATTCAGCGATATCCCAGTTGCTATATCAATAAAACAGGTAAAAAGGCACAAGTCTAAAGAATTAATTTGATTTCTACAATGGTCATTTAGTGAGTATTTCCATTGTTTATTAATGTTTATGCAGGTTAAGTAAAAAAGATGAGCAATGGAAGGGAACAAAACTATGGATAAAAATTCCTCTTTAAAGATATATCAATATATTTTGTTATTTCATGAACATAATGGTTTTGAGGTGTTTTTTAAGGGTTTTATTTATTTTAATATGTGAACAAATTATCTAAATATACTTAAGTGAACATGTCGAGACTATAAAATTCCGAATTGGGGTCGATATAGATAGTGACAGGAAATCTTCCATTGAAAGGATTGATAGTATATGACTGTACGAGCAGAGAACCTCGTTCAGAACTGGTTTCCGAGTGAGGACGGAAATGCAGCAGAGCGTAAAGAATTTGTCAAATTGATGGAGCAGATCATTTCAGGGGTCGATGACCTGAAGGATCCAGACCGTGCACACCTTAAAGGTGAAAAAAATCGTGGAGAGGATTTTTACCAAAAGCTCACTGAAACAAGTCAAATTCCGATGAACGGCCAGCAAGCGGAACGTGTGAATGAAGAATTACTGAAACTTTTACATAACCATCCATACCACACCAAGTATTTCTTCACGAACATTTTGCCAATGGCAAGTACACCAGGCATTTTAGGCATGCTGACGGCTATGCTGGTAAACGGAAACAACCTATGGGATGTTTATGGACCAGCAGGTGCGGAAGCTGAGGTCAGAGTGGTCTCGATGATGTCTAAGCTCATCGGATATGATTCAAATGTGAGCGGGGGATACACAACATGGGGAGGTCAGGGAGCGATTTTTTCAGGACTTCGCTTAGCGATTGCAAAAACTGCGCCGGAGTCACTGCGAAAAGGAGTTCCGCAAAATCTTTATGCGTTTTGTTCTGATGCTGCACATTACAGTTTATTCAAATCAATGGAAGCATCAGGACTTGGCACAAACAACTTAATTAGAATTAAGACGAATAAAGATCATTCAATGGATATGGAAGATTTGCGTTGTCAAATGGAACGTGTTGCACAAAAAGGCGGAATTCCCGTTTATATTGTGGCAACAACTGGAACAACAGATGCCATTGCAATTGATGATGTAAAAGGGGTACGTGAAACAGCAGAAGCGATTGCTGAAAAGTATGATCTGAAGGTGCCGCATATTCATGCAGATTCGGCGCTTGGTGGATTTTTTGCTTTCTTTAATGAGTATGATGTATTAGAAAACCCGCTGCAATTCTCAGATGGTGTTCTTCGTATGCTAAAAGAAATCAAAGCGAAATTCCAGCATCTTTCTCTTGCTGATTCAATGTGCTTTGATTTTCAAAAGCTCGGGCAAACACCTTACACATCCAGTTTATTCTTAGTGAAAAACGCTGCTGACTTAAAGCGTTTGGACCTGGAGGAACAAGAGACACCATATGTTGGCCATAGAGGTTACGGGGAATACCATACGGGTTATACACTGGAATGCTCAAGAATGGGAAGCTCGATCAGCATGCTGAGTGTGCTGTTAACGTTTGGGATTGAAGGTTATCAGCGCTTGCTCGGTCAATTCTTAGAAGTAAACCTTGCCTTTAGAGAGGCACTTAGTCAAGAAATTCCGCAAGCAGAAGTCGTGAATGATGACAACGTAGGAATGGCTACATTATTTAGAATTTACCTAGATGGCTCACCGCGTTTTCAAGAAGAGATGACTGGCCTAGCGACTTCAACAGAAATTGAGCGGAACAATGCATTGAACAAAATGCTGTTTGAAAAGCTTGGAGAGAAAAGAGACGAGATGTTCTTTGGCGATACAACGAAGTTTTTACTTGTACACTCGAAAGAAGGTCAAGATTTCTATCTAAGTGTTAGTAAGTTTTTTGTCATCTCACCTTATACGTTACCAGAGCATATCCCTCATATCGTCTCTTATTTAAAAGGTGTGATTGCATCTGTTTGTAGACAATTTGAAAATGTACATGTTTAAATCAAAACTGAGAGTGGAGATGTAGGAAAAAATGACGAAACAAAGGAAATTTGGAGGGTACAAGATATCCTCTAAAATCATGTCACTCGTTGTCGTAACATTACTCGCAACCGTTGCATTATTCGTTCTAACCTTTTATCTAGTCAGCAAGGATTTATCATCCCAGTTGTTAAAGCAATTTGATTATCGTTTAACAACAGATATTGATACAGCAAAAAAAGAAATCGATAACATTGATGGAAACGTGCTCAGTATTAGCGGGAAGGATGATCCCCTTTATGTGAAGATCAAAAAGAAATTCACAGAGCTTCAAAAAGATCATACGCTAGAGAACTTATACGTGTTATCTAATAAAGGCGGTAAAGAAAGAATTATCGTATTAACTGGGGAAGACAATGATTTTGATCAGGATTATACATTCTCAGATGAGATGAAACAAGCTCTTTCTGAAGATAAAATGGTCAAAAGTGATATTTACCATGATTCATTTGGAACACATAAATCAGTCTTTTTGCCAATCAAAGATTCAGGCGGTGAACTGACAGGGGTTTTAGGAATTGACTTAGATGCGTCAATTGTTCCAGCCACAACGAAAAAGCTGACAATCTATATGGCAACGGCATCTGCTATTGTGCTCATCGGTGGATTGTTCTTCTCCTTCATCATGGGAAAAAGAATTGCGAAACCAGCACGCTCCTTGATGGAATCAGCGAATCGAATAGCTGATGGTGATTTAACTGGTGTGGTAGAGGTTGAAAGTAAAGACGAGATCGGCCAGCTTGCCGCAACCTTCCAAAAGATGCAGGGGCGGATCAAAGAGCTTATTTCGAAAATCTCACACTCATCTAGTGAAGTATCGAAAATGTCTTCACAGCTTCGCACGGTAACGAACGAATCGAGTCAAAGTGCGCAGCAAGTGTCAGAAGCGATGACGAATATGAGTGAAGGAATCAATGATTCTGTCGCAAATATTACGGATTGTACGACATCTGTTGCAGAAATTGATACTCAAATCGAAGGCGTCACAAAAGAAGTGGATGAAATGAAATCTGTTTCATCTGCCGTACAAGAGCAGTCAGAATCTGGTCAAAAATTAGTGAATCATGTGCTTGATCATCTGAATATGCTACATGAAAAGATGACCAACTCAAAGCAGGCAGCAGAAGAATTACAATCCCATTCAACGGAGATTGAAAGTGTCATCTCGATTATTACGGACATTTCAGCGCAAACGAATCTGCTTGCACTGAATGCTTCCATTGAAGCGGCACGTGTTGGGGAAGAAGGAAAAGGGTTTGCTGTTGTGGCAGATGAGGTGCGTAAGTTAGCTGAGCAATCAGCGGATGCGGCTAAAACCGTTTCAGACCTCGTCATTGGCACACAGGAAAACAGCAAGCGTGTTCTTGAAAGCGTTGAGGAAAGCAGTAAAGCAGTAGAAGAGGGACGTGAGCAAATGGAAGGCACGTCACAGAACTTCGCTGTGATTTACGACGGCGTATCTCAGTTTGCAAACAGAACGAACAATTTGCTTGCCTCCATAAAACAAGTAGAGCAAGCATATCAAACGATTTCGACATCGATTGAACAAATTTCAGTTGTATCGGAAGAACAAGCAGCCAGCTCACAAGAAGTGGCGGCAGCAACAGAACAGCAAAGTGCTGGTATGCAGCAAATTTCAAGTGCGATTGAACAGCTCTCTGACATGTCAGAGGACTTAGCACAAATGGTCTCAACTTTTAAAGTCGACAATAAATAACGAGAAAGGGCTAAAATGATCTTGATTTTAGCCCTTTGTCTTTTTCTTTTAGGATGATACATTTTTTTTTGTACGTTTGCGCTGGTAGTAATATAGGATACCGCCTGAGGCAAGCATGAGTATGCCAATCAATACAGCTGTATACATCATCGACGCTGTATTCGGCAGTGTGCCACCTGGGAGTCCGGTTCCATCTTGGTTTGGATCTTTACCTGTACCACCGCCTGGAGCTGAAGTTCCGCCATCTCCGCCAGTTTGATCTGGCGTTGTTCTAGCTGCCCCGCTTTGGTTGAGTACGGTGTATTCGCTGAAGTGCTCAGTTTGACCTGATACGACCCCATTTTCGAACGATCCGTTACTTGTTTTAGCATAATGGTTTTTCTTGCGGTCCACATAATATACACCAGGTTTCTTCGCCTTTCGAGGCTCGTCTAATGTAAAGGATAGTGTGACAGGATCTTTAAAGGTAGAAACCTTTTTCTGATCTTGTTTGATTTGGAAATCATACGTATCCGTTAATGCATTTTTCACTTTATCCGTCTTTTTCATCCATATATCTGCGCTTTTCTCGGACAAGTTAGAGAGCGGTAATGTGAGTCCCACTTTATCATGATAAATGGTGACGTTTGGATCTTGCTCTCTTTTCTTCAGCTCG contains the following coding sequences:
- the map gene encoding type I methionyl aminopeptidase; its protein translation is MIVKHDHELEALKKVGRIVALAREEMKSQAKPGMSTKELDLIGKKILKEHGANSAPEKEYDFPGTTCISVNDEVAHGIPSEKKILQEGDLVNIDISAELDGYYSDTGISFVLGTGDARLEALCKCAEDAFLEGLKHAKAGKRQNQIGRAVYNTAKEQGFTVIKNLTGHGIGKNLHEAPNHILNYYDPFDNALFKNGTVIAFEPFISTNAESIYQADDGWTFKTPDKSLVAQIEHTIVITKDEPIILTKL
- a CDS encoding DoxX family protein is translated as MFTKFLQTNVWAAVILLAARLYIGWTWLTSGIGKLTGGFDASGYLQFAISEPVVKDGHLVYPFYVWFLENVALPNAGLFSVMVMWGEILVGLGLIVGLFTTTAAFFGSVMNVSFLLAGTVSVNPLLLLIAILIMAAKGNAGTFGLDYVAGPIFKRTMKRKPQLEVAS
- a CDS encoding pyridoxal-dependent decarboxylase — protein: MTVRAENLVQNWFPSEDGNAAERKEFVKLMEQIISGVDDLKDPDRAHLKGEKNRGEDFYQKLTETSQIPMNGQQAERVNEELLKLLHNHPYHTKYFFTNILPMASTPGILGMLTAMLVNGNNLWDVYGPAGAEAEVRVVSMMSKLIGYDSNVSGGYTTWGGQGAIFSGLRLAIAKTAPESLRKGVPQNLYAFCSDAAHYSLFKSMEASGLGTNNLIRIKTNKDHSMDMEDLRCQMERVAQKGGIPVYIVATTGTTDAIAIDDVKGVRETAEAIAEKYDLKVPHIHADSALGGFFAFFNEYDVLENPLQFSDGVLRMLKEIKAKFQHLSLADSMCFDFQKLGQTPYTSSLFLVKNAADLKRLDLEEQETPYVGHRGYGEYHTGYTLECSRMGSSISMLSVLLTFGIEGYQRLLGQFLEVNLAFREALSQEIPQAEVVNDDNVGMATLFRIYLDGSPRFQEEMTGLATSTEIERNNALNKMLFEKLGEKRDEMFFGDTTKFLLVHSKEGQDFYLSVSKFFVISPYTLPEHIPHIVSYLKGVIASVCRQFENVHV
- a CDS encoding LTA synthase family protein gives rise to the protein MKTFIQKRGLGFFLIAATLLWLKTYSAYLIEFKLGISNVLQHILLFVNPISSSLFFLGFALLFKKKWQPAAIIVIHFFMSFLLYANIVYYRFFNDFITLPTIMQAGTNGGQLGDSAFSLMRWTDVFYFIDTIILIVLAVGMKRQQQTSTATVPVQKSKSFRLVLVSSVVIFVLNLVAAEIDRPELLSRSFDRNYLVKYLGAYNFTVFDAIQNLKSNSQRALANSNDVTDVENYLKANSADPNPAYYGKAKGMNVITISLESLQNFVIDYKVNGKEVTPFLNSLAHDNKTFYFDNFFHQTGQGKTSDAEFMMDTGLFPLSQGSVFINKAQNTYQALPGILKKDQYMSAEFHGNTKTFWNRNEMFKSFGYDRFYDSEYYDMNEQDTKNYGLKDKPFFKESMPILKKMKQPFYSKFITLSNHFPFGMDEGDTDFEPGNFGDSVVDNYFQSAHYLDEAIEQFFNDLKKSGLYDNTVIIMYGDHYGISENHNEAMEKVTGHKIGDYENAQLMRVPLFIHVPGVKGGQIHKYSGEVDVAPTLLHLLGDDTKNYLMSGSDILSKNFKELVPFRNGDFVSKDYTKVGNNYYSNKTGEKIEPTDKASQENETVKKMLETSDKIVTEDLLRFYKPKGFTPIDRNDYDYTKKVQDEKDSSSAKDESSSSSK
- a CDS encoding methyl-accepting chemotaxis protein, coding for MTKQRKFGGYKISSKIMSLVVVTLLATVALFVLTFYLVSKDLSSQLLKQFDYRLTTDIDTAKKEIDNIDGNVLSISGKDDPLYVKIKKKFTELQKDHTLENLYVLSNKGGKERIIVLTGEDNDFDQDYTFSDEMKQALSEDKMVKSDIYHDSFGTHKSVFLPIKDSGGELTGVLGIDLDASIVPATTKKLTIYMATASAIVLIGGLFFSFIMGKRIAKPARSLMESANRIADGDLTGVVEVESKDEIGQLAATFQKMQGRIKELISKISHSSSEVSKMSSQLRTVTNESSQSAQQVSEAMTNMSEGINDSVANITDCTTSVAEIDTQIEGVTKEVDEMKSVSSAVQEQSESGQKLVNHVLDHLNMLHEKMTNSKQAAEELQSHSTEIESVISIITDISAQTNLLALNASIEAARVGEEGKGFAVVADEVRKLAEQSADAAKTVSDLVIGTQENSKRVLESVEESSKAVEEGREQMEGTSQNFAVIYDGVSQFANRTNNLLASIKQVEQAYQTISTSIEQISVVSEEQAASSQEVAAATEQQSAGMQQISSAIEQLSDMSEDLAQMVSTFKVDNK
- the nagE gene encoding N-acetylglucosamine-specific PTS transporter subunit IIBC, which produces MVFQFFQKLGKSFMLPIAVLPAAGIILAIGREDVFNIPFIHAAGNAIFANLALIFAMGVAIGISKDGNGAAALSGAISYFILSAGTTSINSTNNMGVLGGILCGLLAGYVYNKFKDTKLPEYLGFFSGRRLVPIMTALFTILLAAVFGYVWPPIQSVINDLGEWILSLGATGAGLFGFFNRLLIPLGLHHVLNNLFWFQFGEFSGATGDLARFFKGDPSAGVFMTGFFPVMMFGLPAACLAMVVTAKPEKRKATAGLMIGMALTSFITGITEPIEFSFMFLSPLLYGVHAILTGLSLFIVNTLGIHSGFAFSAGAIDYVLSFGIAQKPIMLLVVGIIYGVVYFVVFYFLIKLLKLKTPGREDDDMEDIAADDTVTAGGASMLVEGLGGKDNITTIDHCATRLRLTVEDTNLLNEGTLKKAGAKGVLTSGKTSVQIIIGTNVEFVADDLRKEVDRN
- a CDS encoding DUF817 domain-containing protein; translation: MKTLFHFAYLQAISCLFPVMIFAALALSKTVSIPFLHRYDFILLLCLAAQILMLTLRLETWTELKVICLFHLIGICLEVYKVHMGSWSYPEEAYTKIFGVPLYSGFMYASVASYIYQAFSRLHIKVADWPHPFLSIGISVCIYLNFFTHHWLYDVRWWLTLLLVVVFRKTSVSFQIGPSCFRMPLVVSFLLIGFFIWIAENVTTFLGAWQYPNQEHAWSIVHLGKISSWFLLVVISIVLVIEQRKQKSVQPV